In Gossypium arboreum isolate Shixiya-1 chromosome 5, ASM2569848v2, whole genome shotgun sequence, a single genomic region encodes these proteins:
- the LOC108470679 gene encoding topless-related protein 1-like isoform X7: protein MTTSLSRDLIFLILQFLDEEKFKETVHILQKESGLFFSMNYFEDLILDGKWEEVERYLSGFTRVDDNRYSMKIFFEIRKQKYLEALDKHDRAMAVEILAKDLKVFSSFNEDLFREITQLLTLDNFRENEQLSTYRDAKTARTIMLGELKKLIEANPFFCDKLQFPSIKTSRLRMLINQSLNWQHSLCANPRQNPDIRTLMVDHNCRNSTDPYTQLATSNQLMVSAQRTEGFIPMCANGPFQPASTSVQAPVSAWLTTPLSMNHPVLSGGGSLGGPSNPAAVSNGLVDSDMSKPRVSAVPDRIMPPGINSSQNGLQFNMTEELPRTVARTLNQGSLTTSMDFHPIQQTLLLAGTNIGEISLWEVSSREKLVLRNFQVWDIGASSMTLKAALIKDPLVSVRRIVWSPDGSLFGVAYSKHMLQLYTYFGGNDIRQHLEIDSHIGAVNDLAFCNPYKQLAVITCGDDKTIKVWDVATGANMYTFEGHEASVHSVCPHNKENVHFFFSTSVDGKIKAWLYDTMGSRVNYYAPGCSCSAMAYSADGKRLFSCGTTKEGESHMVEWNENEGTVKRTYQGFHKRSLGIVQFDTAKNRFLAVGDDYSIKFWDMENCILLMTVDAEGGLPASPHIRFNKEGSLLAVSANDNKIKILATVDGLRLMRTYETHSHIAPRPAPSNAPVKNGDSRKPEDTKAKSTAEVNPVKAGKVTEISTSAQFRSLKLSAHFEADKIGRLVYTYTGNAILALAFNAIHLLWKWPQNDLNLSGKATTKVAPQLMQPASGILMTNHLIEGNPVETVPCFALSKNDSYVMSASGGKITLFNMMTFKKMVTFISPPPVATNLAFHPQDNNIIAIGMEDSTVYIYNVRLDEVKSKLRGHSKRITGLAFSPLLNILVSSGADAQIIVWDLNNWERKNGCYLQSPAGRTPTARSDTQIQFHQDQTQLLAVNETQIAIYDMRKMECIKQLAIGEASASISHATFSCDSLLVYTGFVDGTVRIFGASNLQLQRQINPAAYLPSNASSTVYPLVVAAHPQEPNQFAIGLTDGSVYVFEPLESEGEWDVVPQPQRIENGSTSTISTQVAALDQTKPQPQG from the exons ATGACGACTTCGCTTAGCAGAGACCTAATCTTCCTGATCCTGCAGTTTCTCGATGAAGAAAAGTTCAAGGAAACTGTTCACAT CCTCCAGAAGGAATCAGGTCTATTTTTCAGCATGAATTACTTTGAGGACCTGATCCTCGACGGAAAATGGGAGGAGGTTGAGCGGTACCTTTCTGGGTTCACTAGAGTCGACGATAATCGTTATTCCATGAAGATATTTTTTGAAATCCGCAAGCAAAAATACCTTGAGGCCTTAGACAA GCATGATAGGGCCATGGCTGTTGAAATTCTTGCCAAGGATCTTAAAGTTTTCTCCTCTTTTAACGAGGACTTGTTCAGGGAAATCACTCAGCTCCTAACATTAGATAATTTTAG GGAGAATGAGCAATTATCAACTTATAGAGATGCAAAGACAGCACGTACAATTATGTTGGGCGAGCTCAAGAAGCTGATTGAGGCAAATCCTTTTTTTTGTGACAAGTTGCAGTTCCCTAGCATTAAAACTTCAAGGTTACGGATGCTCATTAATCAAAG CTTAAATTGGCAACATTCCCTTTGTGCAAATCCTAGGCAAAACCCTGATATAAGAACTCTTATGGTGGATCACAATTGTAGAAATTCTACTGATCCATACACACAACTAGCCACAAGCAATCAGCTTATGGTTTCTGCACAAAGAACAGAAGGCTTCATTCCAATGTGTGCAAATGGG CCGTTCCAACCTGCATCAACATCAGTTCAAGCTCCTGTAAGTGCATGGCTAACAACTCCTTTAAGCATGAATCACCCAGTACTTTCTGGAGGAGGTAGCCTAGGTGGCCCGTCAAATCCTG CTGCAGTGTCAAATGGTCTTGTCGATTCTGATATGTCAAAGCCAAGGGTTAGTGCAGTTCCTGACAGG ATAATGCCACCAGGTATTAATTCCTCTCAGAATGGTTTGCAATTTAACATGACTGAAGAATTGCCGAGGACTGTTGCACGCACGTTGAACCAAGGATCACTTACCACAAGCATGGACTTCCATCCTATTCAACAAACTCTCCTTCTGG CTGGAACAAACATTGGGGAGATAAGTTTGTGGGAAGTTAGTTCTAGAGAGAAGTTAGTTTTGAGAAACTTTCAGGTGTGGGATATTGGAGCAAGTTCTATGACATTAAAG GCAGCTTTGATCAAAGATCCACTTGTCTCAGTAAGGCGTATAGTATGGAGCCCTGATGGTTCTTTGTTTG GAGTTGCATATTCTAAACATATGCTGCAGCTGTACACTTATTTTGGAGGGAATGATATTCGACAACATTTGGAG ATTGACTCGCATATTGGTGCTGTAAATGATCTAGCATTCTGTAACCCCTATAAGCAACTTGCGGTTATTACTTGTGGTGATGACAAGACCATCAAG GTGTGGGACGTAGCTACTGGCGCTAATATGTACACATTTGAAGGTCATGAGGCTTCTGTACATTCTGTCTGTCCTCATAACAAAGAAAATGTCCAT TTTTTCTTTTCAACATCAGTGGATGGCAAAATAAAGGCATGGTTATATGACACGATGGGATCCAGGGTCAATTATTATGCTCCTGGTTGCTCCTGTTCTGCAATGGCCTATAGTGCTGATGGAAAAAG GTTATTCTCATGTGGAACCACGAAAGAAGGGGAGTCACACATGGTCGAATGGAATGAAAATGAAGGTACTGTTAAGAGAACCTACCAAGGATTTCACAAACGTTCTTTGGGAATTGTTCAGTTTGATACTGCCAAGAATCGTTTCTTGGCAGTTGGTGATGATTATTCAATTAAATTCTGGGACATGGAAAATTGCATTCTTTTAATGACTGTTGATGCCGAGGGAGGATTACCG GCAAGTCCTCATATCCGCTTCAACAAGGAGGGCTCCTTGTTGGCTGTTTCtgcaaatgataataaaataaagattttggcaACAGTTGATGGTCTTCGATTAATGCGTACATATGAAACTCATTCCCATATTGCTCCAAGACCAGCTCCATCTAATGCTCCAGTTAAG AATGGTGACTCAAGAAAGCCCGAGGATACAAAAGCAAAATCAACTGCAGAAGTAAACCCAGTAAAAGCAGGCAAGGTGACTGAGATTAGCACATCTGCTCAATTTCGTTCACTCAAACTCTCAGCTCATTTTGAAGCAGATAAG ATTGGAAGGTTGGTTTATACTTATACAGGTAATGCCATTTTGGCATTAGCATTTAATGCTATTCATTTACTGTGGAAGTGGCCGCAAAATGACCTCAATTTGAGTGGGAAG GCCACAACAAAGGTTGCCCCTCAACTAATGCAACCAGCATCAGGCATATTAATGACCAATCATCTGATCGAGGGTAACCCTGTTGAAACTGTGCCATGTTTTGCATTGTCCAAGAACGACTCCTATGTCATGTCTGCATCAGGAGGAAAAATTACATTGTTCAACATGATGACATTTAAG AAAATGGTAACTTTCATTTCTCCACCCCCTGTGGCTACAAATCTTGCTTTTCATCCTCAAGATAACAATATAATCGCTATTGGCATGGAGGATTCCACGGTTTACATCTACAATGTTCGTCTAGATGAGGTCAAGAGCAAGCTTAGGGGTCACTCTAAGAGAATTACTGGTCTTGCCTTTTCCCCTCTGTTGAATATACTAGTTTCTTCTGGAGCTGATGCCCAG ATCATTGTATGGGACTTGAATAATTGGGAAAGGAAGAATGGATGCTATTTGCAATCTCCAGCAGGAAGGACACCTACAGCAAGGTCAGACACCCAGATACAGTTTCACCAGGATCAGACACAGTTGCTCGCTGTAAACGAAACTCAAATTGCCATATATGACATGAGGAAAATGGAGTGTATAAAGCAG TTGGCTATAGGAGAAGCTTCAGCATCAATCTCCCATGCAACATTTTCATGTGATAGCCTGTTAGTGTACACCGGTTTCGTGGATGGAACAGTGCGCATATTTGGTGCCTCAAATCTTCAATTACAACGGCAGATAAATCCCGCCGCTTATCTCCCATCCAATGCCAG CTCAACTGTTTATCCGCTTGTGGTTGCTGCACATCCCCAAGAACCCAACCAGTTTGCCATAGGCCTAACTGATGGCAGCGTCTACGTGTTTGAACCACTTGAGTCTGAAGGTGAATGGGATGTTGTGCCCCAACCTCAACGCATTGAGAATGGATCCACAAGTACCATTTCTACTCAAGTTGCAGCCTTGGATCAAACCAAACCCCAACCCCAGGGCTAA
- the LOC108470679 gene encoding topless-related protein 1-like isoform X8 — MTTSLSRDLIFLILQFLDEEKFKETVHILQKESGLFFSMNYFEDLILDGKWEEVERYLSGFTRVDDNRYSMKIFFEIRKQKYLEALDKHDRAMAVEILAKDLKVFSSFNEDLFREITQLLTLDNFSFCRENEQLSTYRDAKTARTIMLGELKKLIEANPFFCDKLQFPSIKTSRLRMLINQRQNPDIRTLMVDHNCRNSTDPYTQLATSNQLMVSAQRTEGFIPMCANGPFQPASTSVQAPVSAWLTTPLSMNHPVLSGGGSLGGPSNPAAVSNGLVDSDMSKPRVSAVPDRIMPPGINSSQNGLQFNMTEELPRTVARTLNQGSLTTSMDFHPIQQTLLLAGTNIGEISLWEVSSREKLVLRNFQVWDIGASSMTLKAALIKDPLVSVRRIVWSPDGSLFGVAYSKHMLQLYTYFGGNDIRQHLEIDSHIGAVNDLAFCNPYKQLAVITCGDDKTIKVWDVATGANMYTFEGHEASVHSVCPHNKENVHFFFSTSVDGKIKAWLYDTMGSRVNYYAPGCSCSAMAYSADGKRLFSCGTTKEGESHMVEWNENEGTVKRTYQGFHKRSLGIVQFDTAKNRFLAVGDDYSIKFWDMENCILLMTVDAEGGLPASPHIRFNKEGSLLAVSANDNKIKILATVDGLRLMRTYETHSHIAPRPAPSNAPVKNGDSRKPEDTKAKSTAEVNPVKAGKVTEISTSAQFRSLKLSAHFEADKIGRLVYTYTGNAILALAFNAIHLLWKWPQNDLNLSGKATTKVAPQLMQPASGILMTNHLIEGNPVETVPCFALSKNDSYVMSASGGKITLFNMMTFKKMVTFISPPPVATNLAFHPQDNNIIAIGMEDSTVYIYNVRLDEVKSKLRGHSKRITGLAFSPLLNILVSSGADAQIIVWDLNNWERKNGCYLQSPAGRTPTARSDTQIQFHQDQTQLLAVNETQIAIYDMRKMECIKQLAIGEASASISHATFSCDSLLVYTGFVDGTVRIFGASNLQLQRQINPAAYLPSNASSTVYPLVVAAHPQEPNQFAIGLTDGSVYVFEPLESEGEWDVVPQPQRIENGSTSTISTQVAALDQTKPQPQG; from the exons ATGACGACTTCGCTTAGCAGAGACCTAATCTTCCTGATCCTGCAGTTTCTCGATGAAGAAAAGTTCAAGGAAACTGTTCACAT CCTCCAGAAGGAATCAGGTCTATTTTTCAGCATGAATTACTTTGAGGACCTGATCCTCGACGGAAAATGGGAGGAGGTTGAGCGGTACCTTTCTGGGTTCACTAGAGTCGACGATAATCGTTATTCCATGAAGATATTTTTTGAAATCCGCAAGCAAAAATACCTTGAGGCCTTAGACAA GCATGATAGGGCCATGGCTGTTGAAATTCTTGCCAAGGATCTTAAAGTTTTCTCCTCTTTTAACGAGGACTTGTTCAGGGAAATCACTCAGCTCCTAACATTAGATAATTTTAG TTTCTGCAGGGAGAATGAGCAATTATCAACTTATAGAGATGCAAAGACAGCACGTACAATTATGTTGGGCGAGCTCAAGAAGCTGATTGAGGCAAATCCTTTTTTTTGTGACAAGTTGCAGTTCCCTAGCATTAAAACTTCAAGGTTACGGATGCTCATTAATCAAAG GCAAAACCCTGATATAAGAACTCTTATGGTGGATCACAATTGTAGAAATTCTACTGATCCATACACACAACTAGCCACAAGCAATCAGCTTATGGTTTCTGCACAAAGAACAGAAGGCTTCATTCCAATGTGTGCAAATGGG CCGTTCCAACCTGCATCAACATCAGTTCAAGCTCCTGTAAGTGCATGGCTAACAACTCCTTTAAGCATGAATCACCCAGTACTTTCTGGAGGAGGTAGCCTAGGTGGCCCGTCAAATCCTG CTGCAGTGTCAAATGGTCTTGTCGATTCTGATATGTCAAAGCCAAGGGTTAGTGCAGTTCCTGACAGG ATAATGCCACCAGGTATTAATTCCTCTCAGAATGGTTTGCAATTTAACATGACTGAAGAATTGCCGAGGACTGTTGCACGCACGTTGAACCAAGGATCACTTACCACAAGCATGGACTTCCATCCTATTCAACAAACTCTCCTTCTGG CTGGAACAAACATTGGGGAGATAAGTTTGTGGGAAGTTAGTTCTAGAGAGAAGTTAGTTTTGAGAAACTTTCAGGTGTGGGATATTGGAGCAAGTTCTATGACATTAAAG GCAGCTTTGATCAAAGATCCACTTGTCTCAGTAAGGCGTATAGTATGGAGCCCTGATGGTTCTTTGTTTG GAGTTGCATATTCTAAACATATGCTGCAGCTGTACACTTATTTTGGAGGGAATGATATTCGACAACATTTGGAG ATTGACTCGCATATTGGTGCTGTAAATGATCTAGCATTCTGTAACCCCTATAAGCAACTTGCGGTTATTACTTGTGGTGATGACAAGACCATCAAG GTGTGGGACGTAGCTACTGGCGCTAATATGTACACATTTGAAGGTCATGAGGCTTCTGTACATTCTGTCTGTCCTCATAACAAAGAAAATGTCCAT TTTTTCTTTTCAACATCAGTGGATGGCAAAATAAAGGCATGGTTATATGACACGATGGGATCCAGGGTCAATTATTATGCTCCTGGTTGCTCCTGTTCTGCAATGGCCTATAGTGCTGATGGAAAAAG GTTATTCTCATGTGGAACCACGAAAGAAGGGGAGTCACACATGGTCGAATGGAATGAAAATGAAGGTACTGTTAAGAGAACCTACCAAGGATTTCACAAACGTTCTTTGGGAATTGTTCAGTTTGATACTGCCAAGAATCGTTTCTTGGCAGTTGGTGATGATTATTCAATTAAATTCTGGGACATGGAAAATTGCATTCTTTTAATGACTGTTGATGCCGAGGGAGGATTACCG GCAAGTCCTCATATCCGCTTCAACAAGGAGGGCTCCTTGTTGGCTGTTTCtgcaaatgataataaaataaagattttggcaACAGTTGATGGTCTTCGATTAATGCGTACATATGAAACTCATTCCCATATTGCTCCAAGACCAGCTCCATCTAATGCTCCAGTTAAG AATGGTGACTCAAGAAAGCCCGAGGATACAAAAGCAAAATCAACTGCAGAAGTAAACCCAGTAAAAGCAGGCAAGGTGACTGAGATTAGCACATCTGCTCAATTTCGTTCACTCAAACTCTCAGCTCATTTTGAAGCAGATAAG ATTGGAAGGTTGGTTTATACTTATACAGGTAATGCCATTTTGGCATTAGCATTTAATGCTATTCATTTACTGTGGAAGTGGCCGCAAAATGACCTCAATTTGAGTGGGAAG GCCACAACAAAGGTTGCCCCTCAACTAATGCAACCAGCATCAGGCATATTAATGACCAATCATCTGATCGAGGGTAACCCTGTTGAAACTGTGCCATGTTTTGCATTGTCCAAGAACGACTCCTATGTCATGTCTGCATCAGGAGGAAAAATTACATTGTTCAACATGATGACATTTAAG AAAATGGTAACTTTCATTTCTCCACCCCCTGTGGCTACAAATCTTGCTTTTCATCCTCAAGATAACAATATAATCGCTATTGGCATGGAGGATTCCACGGTTTACATCTACAATGTTCGTCTAGATGAGGTCAAGAGCAAGCTTAGGGGTCACTCTAAGAGAATTACTGGTCTTGCCTTTTCCCCTCTGTTGAATATACTAGTTTCTTCTGGAGCTGATGCCCAG ATCATTGTATGGGACTTGAATAATTGGGAAAGGAAGAATGGATGCTATTTGCAATCTCCAGCAGGAAGGACACCTACAGCAAGGTCAGACACCCAGATACAGTTTCACCAGGATCAGACACAGTTGCTCGCTGTAAACGAAACTCAAATTGCCATATATGACATGAGGAAAATGGAGTGTATAAAGCAG TTGGCTATAGGAGAAGCTTCAGCATCAATCTCCCATGCAACATTTTCATGTGATAGCCTGTTAGTGTACACCGGTTTCGTGGATGGAACAGTGCGCATATTTGGTGCCTCAAATCTTCAATTACAACGGCAGATAAATCCCGCCGCTTATCTCCCATCCAATGCCAG CTCAACTGTTTATCCGCTTGTGGTTGCTGCACATCCCCAAGAACCCAACCAGTTTGCCATAGGCCTAACTGATGGCAGCGTCTACGTGTTTGAACCACTTGAGTCTGAAGGTGAATGGGATGTTGTGCCCCAACCTCAACGCATTGAGAATGGATCCACAAGTACCATTTCTACTCAAGTTGCAGCCTTGGATCAAACCAAACCCCAACCCCAGGGCTAA
- the LOC108470679 gene encoding topless-related protein 1-like isoform X10: MTTSLSRDLIFLILQFLDEEKFKETVHILQKESGLFFSMNYFEDLILDGKWEEVERYLSGFTRVDDNRYSMKIFFEIRKQKYLEALDKHDRAMAVEILAKDLKVFSSFNEDLFREITQLLTLDNFRENEQLSTYRDAKTARTIMLGELKKLIEANPFFCDKLQFPSIKTSRLRMLINQRQNPDIRTLMVDHNCRNSTDPYTQLATSNQLMVSAQRTEGFIPMCANGPFQPASTSVQAPVSAWLTTPLSMNHPVLSGGGSLGGPSNPVSNGLVDSDMSKPRVSAVPDRIMPPGINSSQNGLQFNMTEELPRTVARTLNQGSLTTSMDFHPIQQTLLLAGTNIGEISLWEVSSREKLVLRNFQVWDIGASSMTLKAALIKDPLVSVRRIVWSPDGSLFGVAYSKHMLQLYTYFGGNDIRQHLEIDSHIGAVNDLAFCNPYKQLAVITCGDDKTIKVWDVATGANMYTFEGHEASVHSVCPHNKENVHFFFSTSVDGKIKAWLYDTMGSRVNYYAPGCSCSAMAYSADGKRLFSCGTTKEGESHMVEWNENEGTVKRTYQGFHKRSLGIVQFDTAKNRFLAVGDDYSIKFWDMENCILLMTVDAEGGLPASPHIRFNKEGSLLAVSANDNKIKILATVDGLRLMRTYETHSHIAPRPAPSNAPVKNGDSRKPEDTKAKSTAEVNPVKAGKVTEISTSAQFRSLKLSAHFEADKIGRLVYTYTGNAILALAFNAIHLLWKWPQNDLNLSGKATTKVAPQLMQPASGILMTNHLIEGNPVETVPCFALSKNDSYVMSASGGKITLFNMMTFKKMVTFISPPPVATNLAFHPQDNNIIAIGMEDSTVYIYNVRLDEVKSKLRGHSKRITGLAFSPLLNILVSSGADAQIIVWDLNNWERKNGCYLQSPAGRTPTARSDTQIQFHQDQTQLLAVNETQIAIYDMRKMECIKQLAIGEASASISHATFSCDSLLVYTGFVDGTVRIFGASNLQLQRQINPAAYLPSNASSTVYPLVVAAHPQEPNQFAIGLTDGSVYVFEPLESEGEWDVVPQPQRIENGSTSTISTQVAALDQTKPQPQG; the protein is encoded by the exons ATGACGACTTCGCTTAGCAGAGACCTAATCTTCCTGATCCTGCAGTTTCTCGATGAAGAAAAGTTCAAGGAAACTGTTCACAT CCTCCAGAAGGAATCAGGTCTATTTTTCAGCATGAATTACTTTGAGGACCTGATCCTCGACGGAAAATGGGAGGAGGTTGAGCGGTACCTTTCTGGGTTCACTAGAGTCGACGATAATCGTTATTCCATGAAGATATTTTTTGAAATCCGCAAGCAAAAATACCTTGAGGCCTTAGACAA GCATGATAGGGCCATGGCTGTTGAAATTCTTGCCAAGGATCTTAAAGTTTTCTCCTCTTTTAACGAGGACTTGTTCAGGGAAATCACTCAGCTCCTAACATTAGATAATTTTAG GGAGAATGAGCAATTATCAACTTATAGAGATGCAAAGACAGCACGTACAATTATGTTGGGCGAGCTCAAGAAGCTGATTGAGGCAAATCCTTTTTTTTGTGACAAGTTGCAGTTCCCTAGCATTAAAACTTCAAGGTTACGGATGCTCATTAATCAAAG GCAAAACCCTGATATAAGAACTCTTATGGTGGATCACAATTGTAGAAATTCTACTGATCCATACACACAACTAGCCACAAGCAATCAGCTTATGGTTTCTGCACAAAGAACAGAAGGCTTCATTCCAATGTGTGCAAATGGG CCGTTCCAACCTGCATCAACATCAGTTCAAGCTCCTGTAAGTGCATGGCTAACAACTCCTTTAAGCATGAATCACCCAGTACTTTCTGGAGGAGGTAGCCTAGGTGGCCCGTCAAATCCTG TGTCAAATGGTCTTGTCGATTCTGATATGTCAAAGCCAAGGGTTAGTGCAGTTCCTGACAGG ATAATGCCACCAGGTATTAATTCCTCTCAGAATGGTTTGCAATTTAACATGACTGAAGAATTGCCGAGGACTGTTGCACGCACGTTGAACCAAGGATCACTTACCACAAGCATGGACTTCCATCCTATTCAACAAACTCTCCTTCTGG CTGGAACAAACATTGGGGAGATAAGTTTGTGGGAAGTTAGTTCTAGAGAGAAGTTAGTTTTGAGAAACTTTCAGGTGTGGGATATTGGAGCAAGTTCTATGACATTAAAG GCAGCTTTGATCAAAGATCCACTTGTCTCAGTAAGGCGTATAGTATGGAGCCCTGATGGTTCTTTGTTTG GAGTTGCATATTCTAAACATATGCTGCAGCTGTACACTTATTTTGGAGGGAATGATATTCGACAACATTTGGAG ATTGACTCGCATATTGGTGCTGTAAATGATCTAGCATTCTGTAACCCCTATAAGCAACTTGCGGTTATTACTTGTGGTGATGACAAGACCATCAAG GTGTGGGACGTAGCTACTGGCGCTAATATGTACACATTTGAAGGTCATGAGGCTTCTGTACATTCTGTCTGTCCTCATAACAAAGAAAATGTCCAT TTTTTCTTTTCAACATCAGTGGATGGCAAAATAAAGGCATGGTTATATGACACGATGGGATCCAGGGTCAATTATTATGCTCCTGGTTGCTCCTGTTCTGCAATGGCCTATAGTGCTGATGGAAAAAG GTTATTCTCATGTGGAACCACGAAAGAAGGGGAGTCACACATGGTCGAATGGAATGAAAATGAAGGTACTGTTAAGAGAACCTACCAAGGATTTCACAAACGTTCTTTGGGAATTGTTCAGTTTGATACTGCCAAGAATCGTTTCTTGGCAGTTGGTGATGATTATTCAATTAAATTCTGGGACATGGAAAATTGCATTCTTTTAATGACTGTTGATGCCGAGGGAGGATTACCG GCAAGTCCTCATATCCGCTTCAACAAGGAGGGCTCCTTGTTGGCTGTTTCtgcaaatgataataaaataaagattttggcaACAGTTGATGGTCTTCGATTAATGCGTACATATGAAACTCATTCCCATATTGCTCCAAGACCAGCTCCATCTAATGCTCCAGTTAAG AATGGTGACTCAAGAAAGCCCGAGGATACAAAAGCAAAATCAACTGCAGAAGTAAACCCAGTAAAAGCAGGCAAGGTGACTGAGATTAGCACATCTGCTCAATTTCGTTCACTCAAACTCTCAGCTCATTTTGAAGCAGATAAG ATTGGAAGGTTGGTTTATACTTATACAGGTAATGCCATTTTGGCATTAGCATTTAATGCTATTCATTTACTGTGGAAGTGGCCGCAAAATGACCTCAATTTGAGTGGGAAG GCCACAACAAAGGTTGCCCCTCAACTAATGCAACCAGCATCAGGCATATTAATGACCAATCATCTGATCGAGGGTAACCCTGTTGAAACTGTGCCATGTTTTGCATTGTCCAAGAACGACTCCTATGTCATGTCTGCATCAGGAGGAAAAATTACATTGTTCAACATGATGACATTTAAG AAAATGGTAACTTTCATTTCTCCACCCCCTGTGGCTACAAATCTTGCTTTTCATCCTCAAGATAACAATATAATCGCTATTGGCATGGAGGATTCCACGGTTTACATCTACAATGTTCGTCTAGATGAGGTCAAGAGCAAGCTTAGGGGTCACTCTAAGAGAATTACTGGTCTTGCCTTTTCCCCTCTGTTGAATATACTAGTTTCTTCTGGAGCTGATGCCCAG ATCATTGTATGGGACTTGAATAATTGGGAAAGGAAGAATGGATGCTATTTGCAATCTCCAGCAGGAAGGACACCTACAGCAAGGTCAGACACCCAGATACAGTTTCACCAGGATCAGACACAGTTGCTCGCTGTAAACGAAACTCAAATTGCCATATATGACATGAGGAAAATGGAGTGTATAAAGCAG TTGGCTATAGGAGAAGCTTCAGCATCAATCTCCCATGCAACATTTTCATGTGATAGCCTGTTAGTGTACACCGGTTTCGTGGATGGAACAGTGCGCATATTTGGTGCCTCAAATCTTCAATTACAACGGCAGATAAATCCCGCCGCTTATCTCCCATCCAATGCCAG CTCAACTGTTTATCCGCTTGTGGTTGCTGCACATCCCCAAGAACCCAACCAGTTTGCCATAGGCCTAACTGATGGCAGCGTCTACGTGTTTGAACCACTTGAGTCTGAAGGTGAATGGGATGTTGTGCCCCAACCTCAACGCATTGAGAATGGATCCACAAGTACCATTTCTACTCAAGTTGCAGCCTTGGATCAAACCAAACCCCAACCCCAGGGCTAA